The Microlunatus antarcticus genome window below encodes:
- a CDS encoding DUF2089 domain-containing protein, translated as MTGVGERVRATDPHRHRAPSACPVCGDQLAVTRLGCGTCGTELAGLFAPCDYCALDDRESELLRVFLASRGNLREVEKHLGVSYPTARARFNDLLRKLGLAGVEEAPTVLTREQILSEVASGALTPDAAQELLANL; from the coding sequence GTGACCGGCGTGGGGGAGCGCGTCCGGGCGACCGACCCGCACCGGCACCGCGCGCCCAGCGCCTGCCCCGTGTGCGGCGACCAGCTGGCGGTGACGCGGCTCGGCTGCGGGACCTGCGGCACCGAGCTGGCCGGCCTCTTCGCGCCCTGCGACTACTGCGCGCTGGACGACCGCGAGAGCGAGCTGCTCCGGGTGTTCCTCGCCTCGCGCGGCAACCTGCGCGAGGTCGAGAAGCACCTCGGCGTCTCGTACCCGACGGCGCGGGCCCGGTTCAACGACCTGCTGCGCAAGCTCGGCCTCGCCGGCGTCGAGGAGGCCCCGACCGTGCTGACCCGCGAGCAGATCCTCTCCGAGGTCGCCTCCGGCGCCCTCACCCCCGACGCCGCCCAGGAGCTCCTCGCGAACCTCTGA
- a CDS encoding MarR family winged helix-turn-helix transcriptional regulator has product MQSTSDATLAAASATQVVDSLLSTTMTIGRLMRQRLAGDQLEPATYWVLKNLAAGALRVTALASSTQLDTSTVSRHVTQLEQSGLVERTQDPDDGRAQRVGLTEEGRTQLAASTARRREVLTDSLDDWDTADLADLERLLGRFVASVESRTR; this is encoded by the coding sequence ATGCAATCGACTTCGGACGCGACGCTGGCCGCGGCGTCCGCCACCCAGGTCGTCGACTCCCTCCTGAGCACGACGATGACCATCGGCCGGCTGATGCGGCAGCGCCTCGCGGGCGACCAGCTCGAGCCGGCCACGTACTGGGTCCTCAAGAACCTCGCGGCCGGCGCCCTCCGCGTCACCGCGCTCGCGTCGAGCACCCAGCTGGACACCTCCACCGTGTCGCGCCACGTCACCCAGCTCGAGCAGTCCGGCCTCGTCGAGCGGACCCAGGACCCCGACGACGGGCGTGCCCAGCGCGTCGGGCTCACCGAGGAGGGTCGTACGCAGCTCGCGGCCTCCACGGCCCGGCGCCGCGAGGTGCTCACCGACAGCCTCGACGACTGGGACACCGCCGACCTCGCCGACCTCGAACGTCTCCTCGGCCGCTTCGTCGCCAGCGTCGAGTCCCGGACCCGCTGA